A genome region from Camelina sativa cultivar DH55 chromosome 10, Cs, whole genome shotgun sequence includes the following:
- the LOC104719827 gene encoding uncharacterized protein At5g41620 isoform X1 — MESKVRRGRAVVEKEVERQKVERLVEKLKNHNHRINPSSSTPVHVSFIPSSAFVVSSSRKLAAAFWEFHHYHSASSSADIMHRGANGFAGASNNRRQRHGKAVVKENGLDLSQFLRDPSPDHQPDSAGSLRRQIGQMLIKHHQSIDRNNHALQPVSPASYGSSLEVTTYNKAVTPSSSLEFRGRLSREPHYNLKTSTELLKVLNRIWSLEEQHVSNISLIKALKTELAHSRLRIKELLRYQQADRHELDGVVKQLAEEKMSRKNKEVERISSAVQSMRKELEDERKLRKRSESLHRKLARELSEVKSSLSNCVKELERGAKSKKMMELLCDEFAKGIKCYEEEIHGLKKKNLDKDWAGRAGGDQLVLHIAESWLDERTQMRLEGGDTLNGNNRSVLDKLEVEIETFLQEKRNEVPRNRRNSLESVPFNTLSAPPRDVDCEEDSAGSDSNCFELKKPALSHGDETMKPNQLNKDGLIDEKPKGKTGSPSSFQVNFEDQMAWAIPSNGKKKPPRAIEDEEEEDVKPEKSNNIKKPEDEIDQCATTNKNDVLGEMIRTHRRLLSETREIDEASCNFPSSRRQASPIRQWISRTVAPDLFGSSDNAIAHGVKDSTLKTKLAKSSKSRLRLFKG; from the exons ATGGAAAGTAAAGTGAGAAGAGGCAGAGCAGTAGTAGAAAAAGAAGTAGAGAGACAGAAAGTGGAAAGATTGGTGGAAAAGTTAAAGAATCATAATCATCGAATTAATCCATCTTCATCAACTCCAGTGCACGTTAGCTTCATCCCTAGCTCAGCCTTTGTTGTTTCCTCCTCTAGAAAGCTCGCTGCTGCTTTCTGGGAGTTTCATCACTAccactctgcttcttcttctgctgatATAATGCACCGTGGCGCGAATGGTTTCGCCGGAGCTAGTAATAACCGTCGACAACGTCATGGCAAAGCCGTGGTTAAGGAGAATGGTCTCGACCTCTCTCAATTCCTCCGAGATCCTTCTCCTGATCATcag CCAGATAGTGCTGGAAGTCTAAGGAGGCAGATTGGTCAAATGTTGATAAAGCATCATCAATCTATCGACCGTAACAATCATGCTCTTCAGCCCGTATCTCCTGCTAGTTACGGAAGCTCTCTTGAG GTTACGACATACAACAAAGCGGTAACTCCAAGTAGTTCATTGGAGTTCAGAGGAAGACTGTCTAGAGAACCTCACTACAATCTCAAGACATCAACTGAACTTCTTAAAGTATTGAACCGTATTTGGAGCCTCGAGGAGCAGCATGTCTCCAACATCTCTTTGATAAAAGCTTTGAAAACCGAGCTGGCTCATTCACGTCTTCGAATCAAGGAGCTTCTAAGGTACCAGCAAGCCGATAGACACGAGCTAGACGGTGTGGTGAAACAACTCGCTGAAGAGAAAATGTCGAGGAAGAATAAGGAAGTTGAGCGGATAAGCTCTGCGGTTCAGTCTATGAGGAAAGAGTTAGAAGATGAGAGGAAACTTAGGAAACGTTCTGAGAGTTTGCATAGGAAACTGGCACGTGAGCTCTCGGAAGTGAAGTCTTCGTTGTCTAACTGTGTCAAGGAGCTTGAGAGAGGGGCTAAATCAAAGAAGATGATGGAGCTGCTCTGCGATGAGTTTGCCAAAGGAATCAAGTGTTACGAAGAGGAGATTCacggtttaaagaagaagaatcttgatAAGGATTGGGCTGGTCGAGCTGGAGGAGATCAACTGGTTCTTCATATTGCTGAATCTTGGCTTGACGAAAGGACGCAGATGAGATTAGAAGGTGGAGATACATTGAATGGTAACAACAGATCAGTGCTTGATAAGCTCGAGGTTGAGATCGAGACCTTTCTTCAGGAGAAGCGGAATGAAGTACCGAGAAACCGAAGGAACTCACTTGAATCTGTTCCGTTCAACACCTTGAGTGCACCACCGCGGGATGTAGACTGTGAAGAAGACTCAGCAGGAAGCGATTCGAATTGCTTTGAGCTCAAGAAACCTGCTCTGTCTCACGGAGACGAGACGATGAAACCTAACCAACTTAACAAAGACGGTTTGATTGATGAAAAGCCGAAAGGCAAAACCGGAAGCCCCTCGAGTTTCCAAGTGAACTTCGAGGATCAAATGGCGTGGGCAATACCGAGTAACGGAAAGAAGAAACCCCCCCGAGCtattgaagacgaagaagaagaagatgtgaagCCTGAGAAGAGCAATAACATTAAGAAACCAGAAGATGAGATTGATCAGTGTGCTACTACGAACAAGAACGATGTACTGGGGGAAATGATTCGAACACACAGAAGGTTATTGTCTGAAACCCGTGAAATCGATGAAGCTTCTTGCAATTTTCCATCTTCTCGAAGACAAGCTAGTCCTATTCGACAATGGATTTCAAGAACCGTCGCACCTGATCTTTTTGGCTCGTCGGATAATGCGATAGCTCATGGAGTTAAGGATAGTACTTTGAAAACTAAGCTAGCAAAGAGTTCAAAGTCGCGTCTTCGGCTATTCAAAGGCTAA
- the LOC104719827 gene encoding uncharacterized protein At5g41620 isoform X2 → MLIKHHQSIDRNNHALQPVSPASYGSSLEVTTYNKAVTPSSSLEFRGRLSREPHYNLKTSTELLKVLNRIWSLEEQHVSNISLIKALKTELAHSRLRIKELLRYQQADRHELDGVVKQLAEEKMSRKNKEVERISSAVQSMRKELEDERKLRKRSESLHRKLARELSEVKSSLSNCVKELERGAKSKKMMELLCDEFAKGIKCYEEEIHGLKKKNLDKDWAGRAGGDQLVLHIAESWLDERTQMRLEGGDTLNGNNRSVLDKLEVEIETFLQEKRNEVPRNRRNSLESVPFNTLSAPPRDVDCEEDSAGSDSNCFELKKPALSHGDETMKPNQLNKDGLIDEKPKGKTGSPSSFQVNFEDQMAWAIPSNGKKKPPRAIEDEEEEDVKPEKSNNIKKPEDEIDQCATTNKNDVLGEMIRTHRRLLSETREIDEASCNFPSSRRQASPIRQWISRTVAPDLFGSSDNAIAHGVKDSTLKTKLAKSSKSRLRLFKG, encoded by the exons ATGTTGATAAAGCATCATCAATCTATCGACCGTAACAATCATGCTCTTCAGCCCGTATCTCCTGCTAGTTACGGAAGCTCTCTTGAG GTTACGACATACAACAAAGCGGTAACTCCAAGTAGTTCATTGGAGTTCAGAGGAAGACTGTCTAGAGAACCTCACTACAATCTCAAGACATCAACTGAACTTCTTAAAGTATTGAACCGTATTTGGAGCCTCGAGGAGCAGCATGTCTCCAACATCTCTTTGATAAAAGCTTTGAAAACCGAGCTGGCTCATTCACGTCTTCGAATCAAGGAGCTTCTAAGGTACCAGCAAGCCGATAGACACGAGCTAGACGGTGTGGTGAAACAACTCGCTGAAGAGAAAATGTCGAGGAAGAATAAGGAAGTTGAGCGGATAAGCTCTGCGGTTCAGTCTATGAGGAAAGAGTTAGAAGATGAGAGGAAACTTAGGAAACGTTCTGAGAGTTTGCATAGGAAACTGGCACGTGAGCTCTCGGAAGTGAAGTCTTCGTTGTCTAACTGTGTCAAGGAGCTTGAGAGAGGGGCTAAATCAAAGAAGATGATGGAGCTGCTCTGCGATGAGTTTGCCAAAGGAATCAAGTGTTACGAAGAGGAGATTCacggtttaaagaagaagaatcttgatAAGGATTGGGCTGGTCGAGCTGGAGGAGATCAACTGGTTCTTCATATTGCTGAATCTTGGCTTGACGAAAGGACGCAGATGAGATTAGAAGGTGGAGATACATTGAATGGTAACAACAGATCAGTGCTTGATAAGCTCGAGGTTGAGATCGAGACCTTTCTTCAGGAGAAGCGGAATGAAGTACCGAGAAACCGAAGGAACTCACTTGAATCTGTTCCGTTCAACACCTTGAGTGCACCACCGCGGGATGTAGACTGTGAAGAAGACTCAGCAGGAAGCGATTCGAATTGCTTTGAGCTCAAGAAACCTGCTCTGTCTCACGGAGACGAGACGATGAAACCTAACCAACTTAACAAAGACGGTTTGATTGATGAAAAGCCGAAAGGCAAAACCGGAAGCCCCTCGAGTTTCCAAGTGAACTTCGAGGATCAAATGGCGTGGGCAATACCGAGTAACGGAAAGAAGAAACCCCCCCGAGCtattgaagacgaagaagaagaagatgtgaagCCTGAGAAGAGCAATAACATTAAGAAACCAGAAGATGAGATTGATCAGTGTGCTACTACGAACAAGAACGATGTACTGGGGGAAATGATTCGAACACACAGAAGGTTATTGTCTGAAACCCGTGAAATCGATGAAGCTTCTTGCAATTTTCCATCTTCTCGAAGACAAGCTAGTCCTATTCGACAATGGATTTCAAGAACCGTCGCACCTGATCTTTTTGGCTCGTCGGATAATGCGATAGCTCATGGAGTTAAGGATAGTACTTTGAAAACTAAGCTAGCAAAGAGTTCAAAGTCGCGTCTTCGGCTATTCAAAGGCTAA